Proteins co-encoded in one Zalophus californianus isolate mZalCal1 chromosome 9, mZalCal1.pri.v2, whole genome shotgun sequence genomic window:
- the MAFF gene encoding transcription factor MafF produces the protein MSVDPLSSKALKIKRELSENTPHLSDEALMGLSVRELNRHLRGLSAEEVTRLKQRRRTLKNRGYAASCRVKRVCQKEELQKQKSELEREVDKLARENAAMRLELDALRGKCEALQGFARSVAARGPAALVAPASVITIVKSAPGSGAGAGSGPAAAPAAAPGPTACS, from the exons ATGTCTGTGGATCCCTTATCCAGCAAAGCCCTGAAG ATCAAGCGTGAGCTGAGCGAGAACACGCCGCACCTGTCGGACGAGGCGCTCATGGGGCTGTCGGTGCGCGAGCTGAACCGGCACCTGCGCGGGCTCTCCGCCGAGGAGGTGACGCGGCTCAAGCAGCGACGCCGCACGCTCAAGAACCGCGGCTACGCGGCCAGCTGCCGTGTGAAGCGCGTGTGCCAGAAGGAGGAGCTGCAGAAGCAGAAGTCGGAGCTGGAGCGCGAGGTGGACAAGCTGGCGCGCGAGAACGCAGCCATGCGCCTGGAGCTCGACGCGCTGCGCGGCAAGTGCGAGGCGCTGCAGGGCTTCGCGCGCTCCGTGGCCGCTCGCGGGCCCGCCGCCCTCGTGGCGCCCGCCAGCGTCATCACCATCGTCAAGTCGGCCCCGGGgtccggggccggggccgggtcgggccccgccgccgcccccgccgctgcCCCCGGCCCCACCGCCTGCTCCTAG